In Heliangelus exortis chromosome 3, bHelExo1.hap1, whole genome shotgun sequence, the genomic stretch TCTCCTAATCTTTGTTGCATCTTCTGCTTACCCATATTCCTACTGTATAAgcaataaatataatttctttcatcCATAATCAGAACAGGCTTAAGCACTTGCATAGTTGCCCTAAGCAGAAGAAAGGTGATAGGCTTGAAGAAAGGAACCACCTTTAATGGGAGAGACCAAACCTTCATAATGTTGCAAACCTTAGTAACTTCTCTCTAGCAAGCATTCCATCCTTACTTTAATTACAACACAGAGGACCTACCTTACAGTTCAATGTGCACACTCTTAGACCATACATCTCTCAAAGAAAGAACATTCCATTTTCATAGATGCTTGGTATCCAGTTATTGTAGCCAatattaattgtattttttaaaatgaaagttaaaGAAATCTCTTCAACCTTAGTATTTCAGCTACTTTCCACATCaaaatttctgattttgaaaacagccccatcctttttccttttaaaaataggacATTTTATTGTGCAGCAATTCTTCCCAAAGGTAGACACTTCATAAAAACATAACCACTTCAAATTTTCCAAGttacacataaaaatattttgggtttttttttttgttttggttggttgttaAAAATCAAATCATAACACTGGCATATCTGTGGCAGCCACTGTATTCATTCTTGGGCCACAATCAAATAGGGCAAAGATTATAGCTAAAATAATTACTACTTGGCAGTCATTGCactgaataaatttaaaacctctggaattaatatataaatatccAAATACATGAAAGCTGTtaggaaagaatttatttccagtttcaACATAATTTTGCACTTGTACATCTGCTAATCCTTTTGCTTTGTAATGAGAATTCCTCTGCCAGCATGActtccaggaaaaagaaaatacccaAAACCCCACCAGCCACTCTACTTGACTCCTAGGCTGGTGGGTGAGCATTTGAGTTTCACTCAAAATTATGACAATTGCCAAAGCTTGCAGGAATCAAGTAACATCAAGAAGCCCATGCACTGTCAAATTTGGCTGAAACAGGCCACAGAGTTGAGcttaagaaaaaatgagaaaaggacaGGCTCTGATAACAGCAAACTCATTTCCAGTGCTCAAAACAAACCTCACAGGAATTTATCTTTGGAATCATTTAGATGCTAACATTTGAAGAATTTGAGGACTCCTAGTACTATTTCTGAACTATGCACTTTTAAGTGTTATTGTTTAGTTTGGTATTTGAATATACAAACAgataaaagactgaaaaagaagtGTCACTTGGCAAGTTTAATGTGTGCGTCAAATAtatgttattttaaagtaatatcATGAATACATTGAAAACTTCTCCTTACCAGTTTTAAATCCAAGACATTTAACTCTcattaaaaattgctttattttgctcttaaaaactgaacttgtaaaaaaattaatcctttttttcctaattattcAACTGTATGTACACAAATGTATAcctcttatttttgcttttcccagaAGTGCTGCTGAAACAGGAGTCTTATTCAAGACACTTTGTCAGGTCTCCATATCTTGTGCAACTTTACAGAACTCACATTCCCTTTTAAAatctcagcttttaattttaaaacacactttTGGAAACAGCTTACTAGTTCTGATTCTTCCAGCTAAATGGTCTCAAACAACAGAGCTAGTGTAAAAcaagttaaaattatttaccaACAAAATATTCACATAAAGCATACAACTGAGAGGCTTAGAGTTGGTACACTTCTAATCACATTTTGGAATTTAAATTTTGTAATTCGGTGGTTTCCAAACTTTGTGGTAAAGACCATTGCAAGGAATTTGGAAGACTGACATATCAACCTGTCTGTTTGGAAGACTGACATGACAACCCCATGCATGTGCAGAAAATACTAAGCGGATGAGGAAGGTTTTCAAGGGCATTTATTGGGGCCAAAAATCTgaagaatgaattaaaaaatgacagcatttgGTGTAGGAAAACATTAAGCATtttgaagaggaagatgaaTTTTTAGATTGATAACTTTCCTTTTGTGAAAAAGCAGAGATTCAGACTGACCTGGAAGTAGCACAGTTTCGGTAGTCCACAAAAAGATTTTAATACTGATCACTCTTCTCTCCATccaaaaaataattacatattttttgaCTTGGAGAACTGTTACCATTGCAGCATaacaaatttttttataaacaaaaaagtTGCAAGAGTATGGACATACAATAAACTATGCAACTCTTTCTAGATCCAAGGAAATTTTTATCCCTCTGTCTGTAGGTACTAAACTTGGGGAAACAGCTAAAAGCTGTTCCTAAAAGCTTCCTGACACCACAGATGGCTGCCTTGCAGGTCAAAGCAAGATATCTGAAGTTACACTGACTGCCCTGAAGGACTGCTTCTCTTCCAATAATTAAGACATTAGGAACAATCTTGAAGACTCAGAATTCATTGAGCTCTTTCAGCTGATTACTGTCTGCAGTTCATGGCCAAAACcaatatgtaataaaaaaaacttaGAACTTCTCCAACAATAACTGGAGTTGGCCACCAATACTGCTGTTACTACAGTGACCAATCTGCTTGCTTTTGTCAAAAAGCCTGGGTACTATCTCAATCTCAATTCTACCTCTCCAGTAAGGAAAAGGTTTAACAGTTTATAGATAAAATGCCTACAAAGAAACCCCACAGACATTGGTGCTGTCAAACAAGtgacaaaaatgtgttttaagaGAAGTCTTTCTTGTCGACAGTTCTGCATTCTGAACTAATCACACAGGATAAACATAATCAAGCTTACCAAGCAGTGCAGGTAACATCCCTTGTGTGTGGTGGAAAAATTACCTTACTGTGTTGTCAAAATAAtagtttggaaaaaattacCATTGTAGTATGACTGCTGTCTGAAATGGATGGACGAGATGTACTGCCAAAGTGTCATCATTCTCTCATTTTTCTAATGGTAAACTCATGTGTTTCTGAACTGTAAATTGGTTTCTGCATTACGTAAATGATGTATATCCTTGGCAATCTGCAGACTTTTTATGCCCATGACATACAAGAACATACTGTCTAAATGGCGAATCTAAACAGTGACAACTTTTCTGATGAATAGAGGTAACAATCAAAGCACCAATTTctagaaagtggaaaaaacttaatttttgtCTTAGACAAAATttttctgagacagaaaaacCAAAGTATTAAGCATTTCTACATTCTGTCAGTCTTGGAACAATTAGAATGTATTATTTTCAATAGACTGCTTTCTTGGTTACTCCTTTGCTACATGACTATTATATCCTGAATGCCTTAACCTGAGAAACTCAAAAAAAGTAGACTTAGAAACgtatttaaaataacttgttAAAACAGATGCTACTGATGCTAACATGTTAGCTctgtaattaaagaaaaatccaaagatCTCAAATACAAGCAACagtaacaaaagcaaacaaacattaTTCAAAGtttctgtaaaaagaaagacaaggaaCAACCTGTCACTCATGTTCTCATCTGAGCCTTTTTGCTCCTCATACTCCATTTTGTCCTTATTTGCTTGgttcatttcttcattttctataACTACACCTTCATCCAAGATTTCTGGACCTTGTCGAGCAGCagctacttttctttttttcatcttgctctTGGAAAACTCTTGGTGTTGGTATGATTTATTGTCATTGTCCATTTCTTGATCTCTGCTGTTATCCTGCTGTTGAGTTATTGTCAGTGCATTAGAGACTTCAGATGGCAGATCTATTGCCATCCGTTTTACCTTTCTTCTCCTGCGCAGAGTTCTGTTTCCTAGGCTGTCAACAGCCAAATCTGGTTCATGCCACAGAGGCCTTTTGCCTCTCATGTTATTTAAGTTTGAGGAAGGCCTACGTTTCGCAACCAACAACTGGTCATCAGAATCACTGTGGTCTTTCTTATTAGCATGATTCTCCCTGTAGTCTTTGTTTGATTCTTCTAAACTGGAATCAGAACCTTCACTTAAGCAGTGACCAGTTTCCCAAGGATGATGGGTGGTAAACGAACGTCTTTTGCGTCCCCGCCTCTTTCTTGCCTGTCTCTTCAGAAGGCAAGACACACTTCGAGAATGATCTCCAGTATCAGCAAAACCTCCCCTGGCTTGCTCTGAACTTTCTTCCAGTGCCGAGACTAGATCGTGAACCAGCTCCTCCATAGTCCTACTGAAATGCCTGgatatttcaagaaaaagaaaaaacaacacaagaaaataaattaatctgaagTGTTGCTCATACCTGTTGAATTAATTTTAGTTACTTTAGACAAGACAATCTTAATGTCCATCCTTAATTTCCAAATCTCTAGATTGTTGTACTTCTAACAGATAAACTCTTGTCAAACAGTCCTATGCATTTTGTAACACATCAGCACACATTCCTTTTGAAAGGTATCTTCACAAACTTCTATCTTGGAAAGAAGACTAAGGTTagtttttcttccccatttgtTTTTGACTTCTGTGttactgtttggttttaattccCCTCATcgaattttcagcattttcagggGTTTTGCAGGGCAAAAGCACCAGCAAAGAACACTCACTCTAGCTCCAGGTAGACATGTTAAATTTATGAATGGGAAATGGAATACATAATATTCCTCCTTGACAGTGTATTGGGGAGTTCTGTTTGAGTTGTCATGACAAAATATTTGTAGAAATAATTCTCTCTCAATGCTGTCCAAATGCCAAAATGAAGTTAAAACGGTAATTCTTTGataacatgatttttttcttcttccttaacTAGCTACAAATTGTATCTTCCCAATGGTTGATATTTGCTAAAACAGAGCTCTGGAAGAATGGTAAACTTCTTAATTCATGTGATTCACAAGAATCACAGCCTTCAGAATCACACAAAAATACTTCtcagaagcaagagaaaaaacacttcCAGGATAACAGCAAGATAACAGGATAACAGCAAGAGTAAAAAACCATCCCAAATGAAGCAatgattttctgaaaattcagatATAATTAACCTAATTAAAAGGAACTACTTTTAGAGATATGTGGCATTAATATTACTTAAAACTAAACCTTACCTcaagctttaaaaatttcaaCTACTGCAGAGGGCTTTTTTGGAGTGTGTATGTGGTTTGTTAGGGTTTTGCTTACTTTTTCTGGCTGGTGTAGGAAGAATTTCAACCACCAGTAAAGGCAAGACCAGGTATATTTGTAGAGAGTTTTTATGCACGAtgcttaaataaatatattaagcTACATTTCTCAGTAGCTATAACTGCACAGCAAGGACACTAGTTCTTAAAGCCTTGTTGTTAAACACCCACTCTTGCAGCCCATTCCACTACTGCCCCAGTAAAAGGGAAATGGAAGACAGGGACACTAATGGTTTGGACCATACTTCATGATTAATTTGTTCAATTTAGTATCCCTAATCCATATGGAAATCCATCACTAAAATCAATGTAGGTCCTAGAGTGAACATACCAATTTACTTCAGATAATGGCATAAGTAAAGTTGGTGGTAAAGTTGACTTAGTTCTGTGAAATACTTCAAGATTCCACCCCTGGAAATGCTCAAGCTTAGGTTGGAAGCGGCTCTaagaaacctgatctagttgaagatggCCCTGCTCAGTGAAAAGGGGGCTGACTATATGATCTTTAAATGTCCCTTTCGACctaaactattctatgattaaaaataatacatcCAGTTTAGATTTACATATCTGATCTAAACTTGCCTTGAGTGGCCCCCAAAATTCTGTCAATGTGGATGGTGCCAGATCAAAAGAGAAGATTCCAGAGAAGTGGTTTTGAAGCATAGGGATATGAATCGCCAAATGCTGTAAGTGGTAAGGCAGTTACTTTCCATCAGGCTACAACTTTGAATCTCATGCACtcttgaaattaatattttctactGAGTATCAGGTCTCCTCATTGTAACTCCTGAACTAAGATCTGTACAGGACAGTGACTTTGTTTACTCTAACAATTACATTGACTCATGAATCCTGTGTTACCTTTTGGATAGATTAATACTATAATTAATCCAACAGGTTTCCTCAGGATGATGATGAGAATTACTTTATCAGTCTGGAACAGTGGAAGCTCCTTTGTAATAGATTGATTATAAAATACACGTACAACTTGAGCTTTTTATTCACATTGCACTTTCAATGTACCAGTGGTCCACATTAAAACTCCtcctgaaaaccaaaaaaaaaaataaaatctattttgattaattttatttgcattctcatttctcttcctatgcctgaaggaaaaagaaaatagcaacaCGAATCAGATAGAACATTTAATCTGAAACCTGCCTCCGAAATTCAGGAGTGTATTTCTGTTATAGCATTATTTATCAGACAAACTCAGTTTTGCAACTTCCTCTATTGTTTACAACCACCTGTCAAGATTGTATTTCTAAACATCTAGTAATTTAAATCATCACTGCAGATGCTactgtaacaaaaatatttgcatttcaaatagTTTGAAAAATAACTACAAGAAGTATTAAAGACATTACTGGTTAAGTATCAACTGCATTCAGTAAAATGAGACATTTCAAAGGGTGTAATAAGGAATGTGGAAAAACATATTGAGGtacataaaatattaagttGAGCCACAGTGTAGCAGGAGTCACATAGGGCTATAAAAATGCTGTTACAGCAACTGCCGACAGCTAGCAATAAACTGTAATGTTTTCACTAGGAGAAGATTCTACTTAACTATAAGAAAATCTACTCTGCCCACACTGACCTTTACATTTATCTGAAGCAATTTTAATGTAGTTCAATAATGGCTAACCCATTTCCTCTCTAACCCATGCCAGAACAGATCATGAAAGTATCATTGCAGGAAACAGCTTTAATCTGCTCCAGAACAGTTCACACAACTTGTGTTCAACATCAATATTTGTACTGAAACTCTTAGTGGCAATggtggtaatttttttcagtgaaaatcaAGTCTAATTTTTGTTCTCACTTAAAGCATATAGGAATGTAGAACTCTTACTGCTCACAAGATATTTAACAAACACACACTGATGGGAAAGCTAGTTTAGTTGTACAACTCATgaggcaactttttttttactaaattgACAGctgcatttacatttacattcaAGTTCTATACCTGTTTCTGTTAAATATATATGGCGTTTCTTGCAGCCCAAGTTATGATGCATCTATGTCTCATCAATTCTGATACGAAACATGATTTTTGCTGCCTTCACAATACACCACAATCGCAAGATAAAAGCACAACCAAAATAATCAAGCAGTTTCTTGAACATCAGGGTTATAAAACCTGACTTTCCATACTATTTTCCCATACAGATTCTCTGATGCCTAGTAACACAATTCTACTCACAGTATATCTCTATCTTCAGACAGCTACTAACTTGAATCCCATTTCTCCACCTCCAGTTATCTTCACAAAGCCTTAGAAACATTTGAGACTCTTTTACTGATCAATGTGACTAAAATTTGGATTGAACAGCTGCAAGCATTTGCGAGGAAGCTTCAGGTGGTCAATCTTACCACCTTGCCTGAATAatttacagattaaaaaaaagaactatcATGGTTCTTGGGATACacaaatgtgaaagaaaaaatgcagaaacacaattttaaagtattaaatACTACAGTAGATGAGGAAATAATTGATTCCATAGAAGCTTAAGGTATAAACCAGAAACAGAAGTTGTACCTAGATAATTTAAACTGGCCTGTCATCAAATAACCATCATCAAAAGCAGGACACAAAGCATCCAGTTTCACAAACACACCTACTTATGTCCTTATATCTAGCACTGTCTGCTGGACA encodes the following:
- the GPATCH2 gene encoding G patch domain-containing protein 2 isoform X2, which gives rise to MFRVSEPTPTRAPAARKSWHFSRTMEELVHDLVSALEESSEQARGGFADTGDHSRSVSCLLKRQARKRRGRKRRSFTTHHPWETGHCLSEGSDSSLEESNKDYRENHANKKDHSDSDDQLLVAKRRPSSNLNNMRGKRPLWHEPDLAVDSLGNRTLRRRRKVKRMAIDLPSEVSNALTITQQQDNSRDQEMDNDNKSYQHQEFSKSKMKKRKVAAARQGPEILDEGVVIENEEMNQANKDKMEYEEQKGSDENMSDSESSSLSSSDAGLFTNDEGRQGDDEQSDWFYENESGGACGITGVIPWWEQEGATELERELPDPVFESIVTGTFPLMSHSGRRGFQSRFSHLHGMPARNTKKASGNQNALKVKFVFRKWMEENSHLFSANVFSSKSEDCPIVSMI